A single genomic interval of Deltaproteobacteria bacterium harbors:
- a CDS encoding PilZ domain-containing protein, whose amino-acid sequence MVIELHFPELPNKMMLRGVVRSWRAALPRLGIRAGAVVAFDGADAEKRDFVMAVAAGHRPAAVKRRHPRVPVDFEIRWRRANAPDSAGGELGDISIGGAQLVTEEPLTIGDEIVVELKTPGGAHPISIASKVTCRTPTGYGLRFIYRDGGGSRRLREVVRRLIAQVPG is encoded by the coding sequence GTGGTCATCGAGCTGCACTTCCCGGAGCTGCCCAACAAGATGATGCTGCGCGGGGTCGTCCGTTCCTGGCGGGCGGCGCTGCCTCGCTTGGGAATCCGCGCCGGCGCGGTCGTGGCGTTCGACGGCGCGGACGCCGAGAAGCGGGACTTCGTCATGGCCGTGGCCGCGGGGCACCGACCCGCAGCCGTGAAGCGGCGACACCCTCGGGTCCCCGTGGACTTCGAGATACGATGGCGCCGCGCGAACGCCCCGGACTCGGCGGGGGGAGAGCTCGGGGACATCAGCATCGGCGGCGCGCAGCTCGTCACCGAAGAACCCCTGACGATCGGCGACGAGATCGTCGTCGAGCTCAAGACCCCCGGCGGGGCGCACCCGATCTCCATCGCGAGCAAGGTCACCTGCCGCACCCCCACCGGCTACGGCCTGCGCTTCATCTACCGCGACGGAGGCGGCTCTCGCCGGCTGCGCGAGGTGGTGCGTCGCCTGATCGCGCAGGTCCCCGGGTAG
- the yajC gene encoding preprotein translocase subunit YajC has protein sequence MIIMFVVFYFLLIRPQQKRAKEHREMLANLKRGDMIVTNGGMIGKITGITDRIVTLEVAEKIRLRVMRTHILGKQTDGETPDAPPPEA, from the coding sequence ATGATCATCATGTTCGTGGTCTTCTACTTCCTGCTCATCCGGCCGCAGCAGAAGCGGGCGAAGGAGCACCGCGAGATGCTCGCGAACCTGAAGCGGGGGGACATGATCGTCACCAACGGTGGGATGATCGGCAAGATCACCGGCATCACGGACCGGATCGTCACGCTCGAGGTGGCGGAGAAGATTCGGCTGCGGGTGATGCGGACGCACATACTGGGCAAGCAGACGGACGGCGAGACACCCGACGCGCCGCCGCCCGAGGCGTGA
- the secD gene encoding protein translocase subunit SecD, whose product MERSWWWKTIGILLLTVLSVAYLVPTFLGEEKLPPWLSKHIKGKLQLGLDLQGGIHLVYEVQVDKAVSDKADRLATDLEERLRKDKKVEATATREGRGDIVLTFKQAKDLAALDKKFMDDYRTNLDEVERSNAKATVRLRLDEDYLKEVQEYAIRQAIETIRGRVDEFGVAEPTILRKGRDIVVELPGLTEKHFERVKDVIGRTAQLEFKILDDEGNFIEQAAGKLPKGSAIKLRQESYDGKQHGSVSYAFLESKDKKALEQFLESLPKLGLPVPKDHEILLGSEQAQDDKGNKLPEKTWVTHYLKRRTELTGEYLTDAEVQWDQQTGRPEVGLTFDRNGASLFERVSGDNIGRRMAIILDNNVNSAPVLQSKISGGRARITLGGFKPPHELMEEAKDLAGVLRSGALPAPLRKTFEQQVGPTLGKDAVDKGKMIFLVGGGIVALFMLYYYRGAGFICDLALVLNVLYMLAIMAAFNATLTLPGIAGFVLTIGMSVDANVIIYERIREEMAIGKSPRAAVEAGYTRAFWAIFDGQLTTAIAGFVLLQYGSGPIRGFALTLLIGIVTSIFTGVWVTRMMFDFVVGKFKPKTLSIG is encoded by the coding sequence ATGGAACGAAGCTGGTGGTGGAAGACGATCGGCATCCTGCTGCTGACGGTCCTGTCGGTGGCCTACCTCGTGCCCACATTCTTGGGCGAGGAGAAGCTGCCGCCGTGGCTTAGCAAGCACATCAAGGGCAAGCTGCAGCTCGGCTTGGACCTCCAGGGCGGGATCCATCTCGTCTACGAGGTTCAGGTGGACAAGGCGGTCTCCGACAAGGCGGACCGGCTGGCCACCGACCTCGAGGAGCGGCTGCGCAAGGACAAGAAGGTCGAGGCCACCGCCACGCGGGAAGGTCGCGGCGACATCGTCCTCACGTTCAAGCAGGCGAAGGACCTCGCCGCGCTCGACAAGAAGTTCATGGACGACTACCGCACGAACCTCGACGAGGTGGAGCGGAGCAACGCCAAGGCGACGGTGCGGCTGCGCCTCGACGAGGATTACCTGAAGGAGGTGCAGGAATACGCCATCCGGCAGGCGATCGAGACCATCCGCGGACGCGTGGACGAGTTCGGCGTGGCCGAGCCGACGATCCTGCGCAAGGGGCGCGACATCGTGGTGGAGCTGCCGGGCCTCACGGAGAAGCACTTCGAGCGGGTGAAGGACGTCATCGGCCGCACCGCCCAGCTCGAGTTCAAGATCCTCGACGACGAGGGGAACTTCATCGAGCAGGCCGCCGGCAAGCTACCGAAGGGGAGCGCCATCAAGCTGCGGCAGGAGAGCTACGACGGCAAGCAGCACGGGTCGGTCAGCTACGCCTTTCTCGAGTCGAAGGACAAGAAGGCGCTCGAGCAGTTCCTCGAGAGCCTGCCGAAACTCGGGCTTCCCGTGCCCAAGGATCACGAGATCCTCCTCGGTTCCGAGCAGGCGCAGGACGACAAGGGGAACAAGCTGCCCGAGAAGACCTGGGTCACGCACTACCTGAAGCGCCGCACCGAGCTCACCGGCGAGTACCTCACGGATGCCGAGGTCCAGTGGGACCAGCAGACCGGTCGTCCCGAGGTCGGCCTGACCTTCGATCGCAACGGCGCGTCGCTCTTCGAGCGCGTCTCCGGCGACAACATCGGGCGGCGCATGGCCATCATCCTCGACAACAACGTGAACTCCGCCCCGGTGCTGCAATCCAAGATCAGCGGCGGTCGGGCGCGCATCACCCTCGGCGGGTTCAAGCCGCCGCACGAACTGATGGAGGAGGCGAAGGACCTGGCCGGCGTGCTGCGGAGCGGCGCGCTGCCGGCTCCCTTGCGGAAGACCTTCGAACAGCAGGTGGGTCCGACGCTGGGCAAGGACGCCGTGGACAAAGGGAAGATGATCTTCCTCGTCGGCGGCGGCATCGTCGCGCTCTTCATGCTGTACTACTACCGGGGCGCCGGCTTCATCTGCGACCTGGCCCTCGTGCTGAACGTCCTCTACATGCTGGCCATCATGGCGGCGTTCAACGCCACGCTGACGCTGCCCGGCATCGCCGGCTTCGTGCTCACCATAGGCATGTCAGTGGACGCGAACGTGATCATCTACGAGCGCATACGAGAGGAGATGGCCATCGGCAAGAGTCCGCGGGCAGCGGTAGAGGCGGGCTACACGAGAGCCTTCTGGGCCATCTTCGACGGGCAGCTCACCACGGCGATTGCCGGCTTCGTGCTCCTGCAGTACGGCTCGGGACCCATCCGAGGTTTTGCCCTCACGCTGCTCATCGGCATCGTGACGTCGATCTTCACCGGCGTCTGGGTGACCCGGATGATGTTCGATTTCGTCGTCGGGAAGTTCAAGCCCAAGACGCTGAGCATTGGATAG
- a CDS encoding polyprenol monophosphomannose synthase → MSDGILIIVPTYNERDNLGPITAQILEQLPEAHLLVVDDNSPDGTGELADELARADGRVHVLHRPGKQGLGRAYLAGFRWGLERSYEYLVEMDADFSHDPRYLPQLVARARAGADLVLGSRYAAGGGTENWGLVRQMISRGGSLYARTVLGVRVRDLTGGFKCFRRRVLETLDLEGVRSEGYAFQIEMTYRALKQGFRVEELPIVFVDRRVGQSKMSRKIFAEAVWMVWRLRLTVRGK, encoded by the coding sequence ATGTCCGACGGAATCCTGATCATCGTCCCGACGTACAACGAACGAGACAACCTGGGGCCGATCACGGCCCAGATCCTCGAACAGCTCCCCGAAGCGCATCTGCTCGTCGTGGACGACAACTCCCCCGACGGCACGGGCGAGCTCGCGGACGAGCTCGCGCGCGCGGACGGGCGGGTGCACGTGCTCCACCGCCCGGGGAAGCAGGGCCTCGGGCGCGCCTACCTCGCCGGATTCCGCTGGGGGCTCGAGAGATCCTACGAGTACCTCGTCGAGATGGACGCCGACTTCTCGCACGACCCGCGCTACCTGCCGCAGCTCGTGGCGCGGGCACGCGCCGGGGCGGATCTCGTGCTCGGGTCGCGCTACGCCGCGGGCGGCGGGACCGAGAACTGGGGCCTCGTCCGACAGATGATCAGCCGCGGGGGGAGCCTCTACGCGCGCACGGTGCTCGGCGTGCGGGTGCGGGACCTGACCGGCGGCTTCAAGTGCTTCCGTCGCCGCGTCCTCGAGACGCTGGACCTCGAGGGGGTGAGGTCCGAAGGGTACGCCTTCCAGATCGAGATGACCTACCGCGCGCTGAAGCAGGGCTTCCGCGTGGAGGAGCTGCCGATCGTGTTCGTGGACCGTCGCGTCGGACAGTCCAAGATGTCGCGCAAGATCTTCGCCGAGGCGGTGTGGATGGTCTGGCGCCTGCGCCTCACGGTGCGCGGCAAGTGA
- the lpxB gene encoding lipid-A-disaccharide synthase, giving the protein MPLAADASSWVLVSSGELSGDRWVAPVVEALRSEAPKLRFFGAGGPESAAAGVELRHRVERLAVAGLTEALGGFGAAARLVADLALEAARRRPVLALLVDYPGAHLRLARALKLLGVPVLYYVAPQRWAWLGFRARPLRRLVDRLAVILPFEEAWFRGRGVPAVFVGHPLRDLFRQEPREAARRSLGLDARPALALLPGSREGEVLRHLPALRATATALGASVQSFVVSPGGAHRALCERLAPELPRAESAAAFGAADAAICAAGTATLELALAGVPTAVVYRVSRTTHAVARRLVKVPYLALPNLLLDEELCPELLQEEVSPERLVREMRRLLEPASAERARRGAERVARCLGPPGVAQRVAHLARELFRAPTEGSPCARRARRL; this is encoded by the coding sequence ATGCCGCTGGCCGCCGATGCTTCCTCGTGGGTGCTCGTGTCGTCCGGCGAGCTCTCGGGCGACCGGTGGGTCGCTCCCGTCGTGGAGGCGCTGCGAAGCGAGGCGCCGAAGCTGCGCTTCTTCGGGGCCGGGGGGCCCGAGAGCGCGGCGGCCGGAGTGGAGCTCCGTCACCGGGTCGAGCGGCTGGCGGTCGCGGGGTTGACCGAGGCGCTCGGAGGGTTCGGCGCGGCCGCGCGGCTCGTGGCAGACCTCGCGCTGGAGGCCGCACGGCGTCGGCCGGTGCTCGCCCTACTCGTGGATTACCCGGGAGCTCACCTTCGGCTCGCTCGCGCGCTCAAGCTGCTCGGCGTGCCCGTGCTCTACTACGTCGCCCCGCAGAGGTGGGCCTGGCTCGGCTTCCGCGCTCGTCCCCTGCGTCGCCTCGTGGACCGGCTGGCGGTGATCCTCCCCTTCGAAGAGGCCTGGTTCCGGGGCCGGGGAGTGCCCGCCGTATTCGTCGGGCACCCCTTGCGCGACCTCTTTCGCCAGGAGCCGCGCGAAGCGGCCCGACGGTCGCTCGGACTCGACGCGCGGCCGGCTCTCGCGTTGCTCCCTGGTTCGCGCGAGGGCGAAGTGCTCCGGCACCTTCCAGCACTGCGCGCCACGGCTACGGCTCTCGGTGCGAGCGTGCAGAGCTTTGTCGTCTCGCCCGGAGGAGCGCACCGCGCACTCTGCGAGCGGCTCGCGCCGGAGCTGCCTCGCGCCGAGTCTGCCGCGGCGTTCGGGGCGGCGGACGCGGCGATCTGCGCGGCGGGGACCGCGACCCTCGAGCTCGCCCTGGCCGGCGTGCCGACGGCGGTGGTCTACCGCGTCTCGAGGACCACCCACGCCGTGGCGCGGCGCCTCGTGAAGGTCCCCTACCTCGCGTTGCCCAACTTGCTCCTCGACGAGGAGCTCTGCCCGGAGCTCCTGCAGGAGGAGGTCTCTCCCGAGCGGCTGGTGCGCGAGATGCGCCGCTTGCTCGAGCCGGCCTCGGCCGAGCGGGCGCGTCGGGGGGCGGAGCGCGTGGCCCGCTGTCTGGGTCCACCCGGGGTGGCGCAGCGCGTCGCCCACCTGGCCCGCGAGTTGTTTCGGGCCCCCACTGAAGGCTCGCCTTGTGCGCGTCGGGCGCGCAGGTTATAG
- the queA gene encoding tRNA preQ1(34) S-adenosylmethionine ribosyltransferase-isomerase QueA, giving the protein MNGLRTEDFDFALPEGAIAQTPAARRDDARLLVLDRRTGAASHHGVRELPELLPKPSLLVVNDSRVFPARLVGRRASGGRVEFLLVEELGPGRWRCMLRSSKPLRSQEVVGVPPRAPDAPTLEVRLATEPDQGRAEIEFDPQLPVGGYGSVPLPPYIRRPAESIDGERYQTVYARAEGSVAAPTAGLHFTPALLDQLEEAGVRRVSVTLHVGPGTFAPVRAASVSEHRLEPERYELTGGTAEAVHRARAEGRPVVAVGTTAVRVLEATGGAAGSGRTGLFIAPGHAFRVVDALLTNFHLPRSTLLMLVCAFAGREPVLAAYAEAVARGYRFYSYGDAMLIR; this is encoded by the coding sequence ATGAACGGTCTACGCACCGAGGACTTCGACTTCGCGCTCCCCGAGGGGGCGATTGCCCAGACCCCCGCGGCTAGGCGGGACGACGCGCGCCTTCTGGTGCTCGATCGTCGCACGGGCGCGGCGAGCCACCACGGGGTCCGCGAGCTGCCGGAGCTCCTGCCGAAGCCGAGCCTCCTCGTCGTGAACGACTCGCGCGTCTTTCCCGCTCGGCTCGTGGGGCGGCGCGCAAGCGGGGGCCGCGTCGAGTTCCTGCTGGTCGAGGAGCTTGGCCCCGGTCGGTGGCGCTGCATGCTGCGCAGCTCGAAGCCGCTGCGCTCGCAGGAGGTCGTGGGAGTGCCGCCGCGCGCCCCCGACGCGCCGACGCTCGAGGTGCGGCTGGCGACGGAACCCGACCAGGGGCGCGCCGAGATCGAATTCGACCCGCAGCTCCCCGTCGGAGGGTACGGGAGCGTGCCCTTGCCTCCCTACATCCGGCGGCCCGCGGAGAGCATCGACGGCGAGCGCTACCAGACGGTCTACGCGCGCGCCGAGGGGTCGGTCGCGGCCCCAACGGCGGGTCTGCACTTCACCCCGGCGCTCCTCGACCAACTGGAGGAGGCCGGCGTTCGCCGCGTATCGGTGACGCTGCACGTGGGCCCCGGCACCTTTGCGCCCGTGCGAGCCGCGTCGGTGAGCGAGCACCGCCTTGAGCCGGAGCGCTACGAGCTCACGGGCGGGACGGCCGAGGCGGTGCACCGGGCGCGAGCCGAAGGCCGCCCGGTGGTGGCCGTCGGGACCACCGCCGTCCGGGTGCTCGAGGCCACGGGCGGCGCCGCGGGGAGCGGGCGCACGGGCCTCTTCATCGCCCCGGGTCACGCCTTCCGCGTGGTGGACGCGCTCCTGACCAACTTCCATCTGCCGCGATCCACGCTGCTCATGCTCGTCTGCGCCTTCGCGGGGCGCGAGCCGGTGCTCGCGGCGTACGCCGAGGCCGTGGCGCGGGGTTACCGTTTCTACAGCTATGGCGATGCCATGCTGATTCGCTGA
- the recJ gene encoding single-stranded-DNA-specific exonuclease RecJ has translation MPRPPRALWQLRHADAQAVGELERALGLPTILAQVLVGRGLDEADACRRYLEPRLSDLDSPAGMADLDRAVERLAAALTRGERIGIFGDYDVDGVTSAAVLGDYLRRCGAAPLVRVARRDEGYGFQVEHAEELGRGGCELLVLTDCGTSDHAAVARATELGMDVIAVDHHRVTEGSWPGFALVNPQRPGCAFAYKGLCSAGLAFYVAAALRRLVGASRGDVPDPRDQLDLVALGTVADVAPLTGVNRILVARGLELLGRTTRPGLRELLRLAEIVGRAPTAEDVAWRLAPRLNAPGRLGAAQLAFDCLWHEDRQQAEASARRCHELNEERRALQARLLVEATAQAEAQVALGRAFLLVSGDDWHPGVAGILAGRLADRFGRPAAAVAFQGDRGRGSVRGARGVDLVPVLSGCVAHLEKFGGHAQAAGFSLRRESLEALADALHEGMAGQVPEAPVLELDGEVRLSSVDERLCAELGRLAPHGEGNPEPIFLGRGLTVQSARVVGGGHLRLQLRQGEVVRDAIGFGLGDRLGALPPRVDAAFAPGIDTYQGPRLRLRCVDLAAEGENLPEGGAA, from the coding sequence GTGCCTCGGCCTCCTCGGGCTCTCTGGCAGCTCCGCCACGCCGACGCACAGGCGGTAGGAGAGCTCGAGCGCGCGCTGGGGCTACCCACGATTCTGGCCCAGGTGCTGGTCGGGCGGGGGCTCGACGAGGCCGACGCCTGTCGAAGGTACCTCGAGCCGCGCCTCTCGGACCTGGATTCTCCCGCGGGGATGGCGGACCTGGACCGGGCCGTCGAACGGCTGGCCGCAGCGCTCACGCGGGGCGAGCGCATCGGCATCTTCGGCGACTACGACGTGGACGGGGTGACCTCGGCCGCGGTGCTCGGAGACTACCTCCGGCGGTGCGGTGCGGCGCCCCTGGTGCGCGTCGCCCGACGGGACGAGGGGTACGGCTTCCAGGTGGAGCATGCCGAGGAGCTTGGCCGTGGGGGGTGCGAGCTGCTCGTGCTCACAGACTGCGGGACCAGCGACCACGCGGCCGTCGCCCGCGCGACCGAGCTCGGCATGGACGTCATCGCGGTGGATCACCATCGCGTGACGGAGGGGAGCTGGCCCGGGTTTGCGCTCGTGAACCCGCAGCGGCCGGGGTGCGCGTTCGCGTACAAGGGACTTTGCTCGGCCGGCCTGGCCTTCTACGTGGCGGCAGCGCTGCGACGGCTCGTCGGGGCGTCGCGCGGGGACGTTCCGGACCCGCGAGACCAGCTGGACCTCGTGGCGCTCGGAACCGTCGCGGACGTGGCTCCGCTGACGGGCGTGAACCGGATCCTCGTCGCGCGGGGCCTCGAGCTGCTCGGGAGAACGACGCGTCCGGGGCTGCGCGAGCTCCTGCGGCTGGCGGAGATCGTCGGGCGAGCGCCGACGGCGGAGGACGTCGCCTGGCGACTGGCGCCCCGCCTGAACGCGCCCGGTCGCCTGGGAGCCGCCCAGCTCGCGTTCGATTGCCTCTGGCACGAGGACCGGCAGCAGGCGGAGGCGAGCGCGCGTCGGTGTCACGAGCTCAACGAGGAGCGGCGGGCGCTGCAGGCGAGGCTCCTCGTCGAGGCCACGGCCCAGGCCGAGGCGCAGGTCGCGCTGGGGAGGGCGTTTCTGCTCGTGAGCGGGGACGATTGGCATCCCGGGGTCGCGGGGATCCTTGCCGGGCGGCTGGCGGACCGTTTTGGCCGACCGGCGGCGGCGGTGGCGTTTCAAGGCGACCGCGGGCGGGGGAGCGTGCGTGGCGCGCGCGGCGTGGACCTCGTACCCGTGCTGAGCGGCTGCGTGGCGCACCTCGAGAAGTTCGGCGGGCACGCCCAGGCGGCGGGCTTTTCGCTGCGGCGCGAGTCTCTCGAGGCGCTCGCGGACGCGCTCCACGAGGGGATGGCGGGTCAGGTGCCCGAGGCGCCGGTCCTGGAGCTGGACGGAGAGGTGCGACTCTCCTCGGTGGACGAGCGGCTGTGCGCCGAGCTCGGTCGGCTCGCGCCGCACGGGGAGGGGAACCCCGAGCCCATCTTCCTCGGGCGAGGCCTGACGGTACAGTCGGCGCGCGTGGTCGGAGGCGGCCACCTGCGCCTGCAGCTCAGGCAAGGCGAGGTCGTGCGCGACGCGATCGGCTTCGGTTTGGGTGACCGACTCGGCGCCCTGCCGCCACGGGTCGACGCCGCCTTCGCCCCGGGCATCGACACCTATCAGGGGCCCCGGCTCCGGCTCCGCTGCGTGGACCTCGCGGCGGAGGGGGAGAACCTGCCCGAAGGAGGCGCGGCATGA
- the secF gene encoding protein translocase subunit SecF, whose amino-acid sequence MAQWIKSNLNVDFVGRAKFFGGVSVVAILVSLGALVANWIIRGDALNYGTDFKGGTQIQIEFAKAVQAGEVRHALEAGGFPGGEVVKMEDAARPNLFMLRLAQVVAFTAADQERAREAVKKAFGNKLRRFDYGTEGDRIYLAFKEEPAAGKTPEAPQTPPASAPASQAAATQPASAPAAAVTPKKPDATLETATTDAIRAAFKGVNISVAQVQRFGRPEDHSYEVTLGGLGDAVRKGFESKLGAGVIKDIPQVESVGAKMGKQLRDDGIKAIIYSLLLILVYIAFRFDFRYAPGAVVALMHDVIIATGAVAITWTEFSMPVLAALLTIAGYSINDTIVIFDRIRENMGRHRDRKFGVLVNTSLNETISRTILTSLTVFLTSIAIWVFGTGALKPFAFCLSVGLVAGTYSTIFIASPLLIVIHERFVKKPATAR is encoded by the coding sequence ATGGCCCAGTGGATTAAATCGAATCTCAACGTCGACTTCGTCGGACGAGCCAAGTTCTTCGGCGGGGTGTCCGTGGTCGCGATCCTGGTCAGCCTCGGTGCGCTGGTAGCTAACTGGATCATTCGTGGCGACGCGCTGAACTACGGCACCGACTTCAAGGGCGGAACCCAGATCCAGATCGAGTTCGCGAAGGCCGTGCAGGCGGGGGAGGTGCGTCACGCGCTCGAGGCGGGAGGGTTTCCGGGGGGCGAGGTGGTCAAGATGGAGGACGCCGCCCGCCCGAACCTCTTCATGCTGCGGCTCGCTCAGGTGGTCGCGTTCACGGCGGCCGACCAGGAGCGCGCGCGCGAGGCGGTGAAGAAGGCCTTCGGGAACAAGCTGCGACGTTTCGACTACGGCACCGAGGGGGACCGCATCTACCTCGCCTTCAAGGAAGAGCCTGCGGCGGGTAAGACCCCGGAAGCCCCGCAGACGCCTCCCGCGTCGGCGCCGGCGAGCCAGGCGGCAGCGACGCAGCCGGCGAGCGCCCCGGCTGCCGCGGTGACGCCGAAGAAGCCCGACGCCACCCTGGAGACGGCGACAACCGACGCCATCCGCGCGGCGTTCAAGGGGGTGAACATCAGCGTGGCGCAGGTGCAGCGTTTCGGGCGACCCGAGGACCATAGCTACGAGGTGACCCTGGGCGGGCTTGGCGACGCGGTGCGAAAGGGCTTCGAGTCGAAGCTCGGGGCAGGGGTGATCAAGGACATTCCCCAGGTCGAGTCGGTGGGCGCCAAGATGGGCAAGCAGCTCCGCGACGACGGCATCAAGGCCATTATCTACTCGTTGCTCCTCATCCTGGTCTACATCGCCTTCCGCTTCGACTTTCGCTACGCCCCGGGTGCCGTCGTGGCGCTCATGCACGACGTGATCATCGCCACGGGGGCCGTGGCCATCACCTGGACCGAGTTCTCGATGCCCGTTCTGGCCGCGCTGCTGACCATCGCCGGCTACTCGATCAACGACACCATCGTCATCTTCGACCGCATTCGCGAGAACATGGGCCGGCATCGCGATCGGAAGTTCGGTGTGCTCGTCAATACCTCTCTGAACGAGACGATAAGCCGCACGATCCTGACCTCCCTCACCGTGTTTCTGACGAGTATCGCGATCTGGGTCTTCGGCACCGGAGCGCTCAAGCCCTTCGCCTTCTGCCTGTCGGTCGGTCTCGTCGCCGGAACGTACTCCACTATCTTCATCGCCAGCCCGCTGCTCATCGTCATCCACGAGCGCTTCGTCAAGAAGCCGGCCACCGCCCGTTAG
- the tgt gene encoding tRNA guanosine(34) transglycosylase Tgt, with amino-acid sequence MRLSLSLLAQDGHARATRVVLPRGAFETPVFMPVGTQGTVKAMHPVELEALGAQVILCNSYHLYLRPGAPLVAKLGGLHAFTGWPGLILTDSGGFQVFSLRDLARIDDQGVTFRSHLDGSSHALSPESMMEVQAALGPDIAMAFDQCPPSQAPRAAVEEALERTTRWAKRCVGQPRPAHQVRFGIVQGGLHLDLRRRHLEEIGALPFEGIALGGLSVGERPEEMHRVLSEIVPAMPVDRPRYLMGVGRPEDLVMAIGAGVDMFDCVMPTRNARNGQLFTREGRIVISNARFRDDPRPPDETCACGTCRTFSRAYLRHLFVAKEILYSRLATAHNLYQVLRLVAEARDAIRQGRFAAFSRDFFARRGQEEADGSAA; translated from the coding sequence GTGCGTCTGTCGCTCAGTTTGCTGGCCCAGGACGGTCACGCGCGCGCCACCCGGGTGGTGCTTCCGCGCGGCGCCTTCGAGACCCCCGTCTTCATGCCCGTGGGGACGCAGGGGACGGTCAAGGCCATGCACCCCGTCGAGCTCGAGGCGCTCGGCGCGCAGGTGATCCTCTGCAACAGCTATCACCTCTATCTCCGGCCGGGGGCCCCGCTCGTGGCCAAGCTCGGGGGCCTCCACGCCTTCACGGGCTGGCCCGGTCTCATCCTCACCGACTCGGGGGGGTTTCAGGTCTTTAGCCTGAGGGACCTGGCGCGCATCGACGACCAGGGCGTGACCTTCCGGTCTCATCTGGACGGCTCGTCCCACGCGCTCTCGCCCGAGTCGATGATGGAGGTGCAGGCGGCGCTCGGCCCCGACATCGCCATGGCCTTCGACCAGTGCCCTCCGAGCCAGGCCCCTCGCGCCGCGGTGGAGGAGGCGCTCGAGCGGACCACGCGCTGGGCCAAACGGTGCGTCGGGCAGCCTCGCCCCGCGCACCAGGTGCGCTTCGGGATCGTGCAGGGCGGCCTGCACCTGGACCTGCGACGCCGCCACCTGGAGGAGATCGGGGCGCTCCCCTTCGAAGGGATCGCGCTCGGCGGGCTTTCGGTTGGCGAGCGTCCCGAGGAGATGCATCGGGTGCTCTCGGAGATCGTGCCGGCCATGCCGGTGGACCGCCCGCGCTACCTGATGGGGGTGGGGCGCCCGGAGGATCTCGTGATGGCCATCGGGGCGGGCGTCGACATGTTCGATTGCGTCATGCCCACGCGGAACGCGCGCAACGGGCAGCTCTTCACGCGCGAGGGGCGCATCGTCATCTCCAACGCCCGGTTCCGCGACGACCCGCGGCCGCCCGACGAGACGTGCGCCTGCGGAACCTGCCGGACCTTCAGCCGGGCCTATCTCCGGCACCTCTTCGTGGCCAAAGAGATCCTTTATAGTAGGCTCGCCACGGCGCATAACCTGTATCAGGTTCTCCGGCTCGTCGCGGAGGCGCGAGACGCTATCCGGCAAGGGCGTTTCGCGGCGTTTTCCAGGGACTTCTTTGCGCGGCGAGGGCAGGAGGAGGCCGACGGGTCGGCCGCATAG